From the Microplitis mediator isolate UGA2020A chromosome 6, iyMicMedi2.1, whole genome shotgun sequence genome, one window contains:
- the LOC130669376 gene encoding equilibrative nucleoside transporter 4 gives MDENLSRGYVQLGKARGVNEFKFSNGLDHITPPTDRYNFVYLALILAGAGFLLPYNSFVIPVDYFQARYPGTTVVFDMSVVYITMAFFAVCANNILVETISLNTRIAFGYLVSFVTLNFVVISEIWWELFGVATSYTINLIAVAVVSVGCTVQQSSFYGYTSMLPSRYTQAVMTGESLAGFWVSINRLITKSIIDNERGNTSIFFMLSISTILMCSFLYQLVRKTEFVKFYVNLCQERNKITLEPTEDIGLMDPLEQVDSSKGQYGILKLQTSPLAVDSNGDPSGAQYSAFSFSNPVYEPNGPSGNPSSGTGPKYKVEDVVVMRGFSSNQTSKPWSGIKRGLLARLEVAKLIFPYMASIGVAYFVTLCLYPGIVSEIISCKFESWMPVILMAAFNGADLLGKILASIPYEWTRTQLLYFSAARVILIPLFLLCAIPRHAPLLSNEIYPLMFSWLLGLTNGIVGSVPMIQAPSKVPEEHRELAGNIMTLSYTTGLTLGSLIAYMLDALLAHPVSTKELCSNLLTAATPITLISNNTTTEILTSSIKYTTLPTVKKISKISNTLVTTATTKMATFLTTSIIANKTAILLGTALNTTSTTAVPMIFTNVTSTISNAIIPH, from the exons ATGGATGAAAATTTGAGTCGTGGTTACGTGCAGCTCGGCAAGGCCAGGGGTGTAAACGAGTTTAAGTTTTCTAATGGATTAGATCATATAACTCCTCCGACAGATcgttataattttgtttatcttGCTTTGATACTCGCGGGTGCAGGATTTTTATTACCGTACAATAG CTTTGTTATTCCAGTAGATTATTTTCAAGCACGATATCCAGGCACGACAGTGGTGTTTGATATGTCAGTTGTATATATAACCATGGCATTTTTTGCTGTCTGTGCTAATAACATTCTTGTAGAAACAATATCTCTAAATACAAGGATTGCATTTG gatatCTTGTTTCATTTGTTACTCTTAACTTTGTCGTTATATCAGAAATATGGTGGGAACTTTTTGGGGTGGCTACGTCATATACAATTAACTTAATTGCAGTAGCAGTTGTTTCGGTAGGATGTACAG tcCAACAATCAAGCTTTTACGGATATACATCAATGTTACCATCAAGATATACTCAGGCAGTAATGACAGGAGAAAGTTTAGCGGGTTTTTGGGTGTCAATTAATCGACTAATTACAAAATCTATTATTGATAATGAACGTGGCAATACTTCCATATTTTTCATGTTATCTATATCGACAATTCTCATGTGTTCATTTCTCTATCAACTGGTCAGAAAGACAGAATTTGTTAAATTCTACGTAAACCTTTGCCAGGAacgtaataaaataacacTTGAACCCACTGAAGATATCGGTTTAATGGATCCCTTGGAACAAGTTGATTCAAGTAAAGGACAATATGGAATATTAAAGCTTCAAACGAGTCCTTTGGCTGTAGATTCTAACGGCGATCCAAGTGGCGCCCAATATTCAGCATTTTCCTTCAGCAACCCAGTGTACGAACCCAATGGTCCATCAGGGAATCCCTCAAGTGGTACTGGACCAAAATATAAAGTCGAAGATGTTGTTGTGATGCGAGGGTTTTCTAGCAACCAAACCAGTAAACCTTGGTCAGGCATTAAAA GGGGATTATTAGCAAGACTTGAAGTTGCAAAGCTCATTTTTCCTTACATGGCAAGCATTGGCGTAGCTTATTTCGTTACACTTTGTCTCTACCCTGGCATTGTATCTGAGATAATATCCtgcaaatttgaatcatggaTGCCAGTAATATTAATGGCAGCATTCAATGGTGCTGATTtacttggaaaaattttagcaTCGATACCCTACGAATGGACACGAACGCAACTGCTATATTTTTCTGCTGCGCGTGTAATTCTTATTCctctttttcttttatgtGCAATTCCAAGGCACGCGCCACTTTTATCTAATGAAATTTATCCACTAATGTTCTCATGGTTACTTGGACTTACGAATGGTATAGTCGGTAGTGTTCCAATGATCCAAGCGCCAAGTAAAGTTCCTGAAGAACATCGTGAGCTAGCAGGAAATATCATGACTTTATCATACACTACTGGTCTTACTCTTGGATCATTAATAGCTTATATGTTGGATGCACTTCTTGCTCATCCAGTTTCTACAAAAGAACTTTGTTCGAATTTATTAACAGCTGCAACACCGATAACGTTGATAAGTAATAATACAACAACTGAAATTTTAACGAGCAGTATCAAATACACAACTCTTCCgacagtcaaaaaaataagtaaaatatcaaatacaTTAGTGACAACAGCAACTACAAAAATGGCAACATTTTTGACTACTTCAATTATTGCGAACAAAACAGCAATACTATTAGGAACTGCTCTTAATACAACATCAACAACAGCAGTACCAATGATTTTTACCAATGTCACATCAACAATTAGTAATGCGATTATTccgcattaa
- the LOC130669377 gene encoding uncharacterized protein LOC130669377 isoform X2, translating to MVNTSKAVAETFMTKAVNEEKQAMPTTENEDINHLTVSGDGTWQKRGYTSSFGVSSIIGYFTGKILDINIKSAYCKLCEYWKKKTNTVEFEEWYQSHEDVCSANHQGSSGKMEVDAMVEMFSYSETKYGVKYANYIGDGDSKTYSGIIKSDPYENTTVNKKECIGHVQKRMGSRLRTLKSKQKGLGGRGKLTGKLIDKLTVYYGLAIRRHCDSIENMKSAIMATFYHYGSSDEKPNHDMCPKGEESWCSYQRAEARGELDTFSHDYSPLPSDVLKAIKPIYEDLSNENLLSRCVGGFNQNNNESFNQLVWKICPKTVNTSFTIVQIAAYVAMCIFNEGINSLLVLMNTLGLNCGPNSHRYAERMDAARIKVADKRANDNTREGRLQRRHQQIDILEAAMSAEELLYGPGIDDSV from the exons ATGGTTAACACAAG taaagccgtcgcagaaaccttcatgacgaaagctgtgaatgaagaaaagcaagcaatgccaacaactgaaaatgaagatataaatcatctaactgtatcgggagatggaacctggcaaaaacggggatatacatcgtcatttggagtttcttctataattggctattttactggaaagattcttgacataaacattaaaagtgcatattgtaagctatgtgagtattggaaaaaaaaaacaaatactgttgagttcgaggaatggtatcaatcgcatgaagatgtgtgttctgctaatcatcaagggtcttctgggaaaatggaggtggatgcgatggtcgaaatgttttcgtattctgaaactaaatatggagttaagtatgccaactatattggtgatggtgactccaagacctattcaggaattataaaatcagatccttacgaaaatacaactgtaaataaaaaggaatgtatagggcatgtccaaaagcggatggggagtcgattacgtacgctgaagagtaaacaaaaaggtcttggtggtcgaggtaagctcacaggaaaattaatagacaaactaactgtgtactatggtttagcaatacgccggcattgtgattctattgaaaatatgaaatctgctataatggcaaccttttatcactacggctcgagtgatgaaaaaccgaatcatgatatgtgtccaaaaggcgaagaatcttggtgctcttaccagcgcgctgaagcaagaggagagcttgataccttttctcacgattattctcctttaccttctgatgttttaaaagctatcaagcctatatacgaagatcttagtaatgaaaatttactttcaagatgtgtaggtggattcaatcagaataataatgaaagctttaaccaactagtatggaaaatatgtccaaaaacggtaaatactagttttactatcgtacaaatagctgcatacgttgctatgtgtatatttaatgagggtataaattcattattagtcttgatgaatacactaggacttaattgtgggcctaattctcatcggtatgcagaaagaatggatgctgcacgtatcaaagtagcagataagcgcgctaatgataacacccgagaaggtcgattgcaacgtaggcaccagcaaatcgatattttggaagctgctatgtcggctgaagagctattatatggtccaggaatagatgactcagt atga
- the LOC130669377 gene encoding uncharacterized protein LOC130669377 isoform X1 translates to MGRDSRKVSRELRSSEKINKSRSVKRKNVFNPKTAERDESIQSTSSKKLKQNTEDDVPEDSSTEFRIINFIQVFTAISALIKCKKCDGNVVFQTASTRGLGFKIVVACNNCGNEYIPSCSFVGHSYEINRRFIFVMRILGIGYEGLCKFCGLMDMPSFLDKSTHTILLKQILNCSKAVAETFMTKAVNEEKQAMPTTENEDINHLTVSGDGTWQKRGYTSSFGVSSIIGYFTGKILDINIKSAYCKLCEYWKKKTNTVEFEEWYQSHEDVCSANHQGSSGKMEVDAMVEMFSYSETKYGVKYANYIGDGDSKTYSGIIKSDPYENTTVNKKECIGHVQKRMGSRLRTLKSKQKGLGGRGKLTGKLIDKLTVYYGLAIRRHCDSIENMKSAIMATFYHYGSSDEKPNHDMCPKGEESWCSYQRAEARGELDTFSHDYSPLPSDVLKAIKPIYEDLSNENLLSRCVGGFNQNNNESFNQLVWKICPKTVNTSFTIVQIAAYVAMCIFNEGINSLLVLMNTLGLNCGPNSHRYAERMDAARIKVADKRANDNTREGRLQRRHQQIDILEAAMSAEELLYGPGIDDSV, encoded by the exons atgggacgtgattctagaaaggtttcaagagaacttcggagttctgaaaaaattaataagtcgcgttcagtcaaaagaaagaatgtttttaatccgaaaacagccgaacgtgatgaaagtattcagagtacatcttctaaaaaattaaaacaaaacactgaagatgatgtacctgaagacagcagtactgaatttcgaataataaattttattcaggtattcactgcaatttctgctcttataaaatgtaaaaaatgtgatggaaatgtagtgtttcaaacagcaagtacacgtgggctgggattcaaaattgtagttgcatgtaataactgtggaaatgaatatattccttcctgttctttcgttgggcattcttatgaaataaacagacgtttcatttttgtaatgagaatactaggaataggatacgaaggattgtgcaagttttgcggcctgatggacatgccgtcttttttagataaatctacgcatacaattttactgaaacagattttgaattgtagtaaagccgtcgcagaaaccttcatgacgaaagctgtgaatgaagaaaagcaagcaatgccaacaactgaaaatgaagatataaatcatctaactgtatcgggagatggaacctggcaaaaacggggatatacatcgtcatttggagtttcttctataattggctattttactggaaagattcttgacataaacattaaaagtgcatattgtaagctatgtgagtattggaaaaaaaaaacaaatactgttgagttcgaggaatggtatcaatcgcatgaagatgtgtgttctgctaatcatcaagggtcttctgggaaaatggaggtggatgcgatggtcgaaatgttttcgtattctgaaactaaatatggagttaagtatgccaactatattggtgatggtgactccaagacctattcaggaattataaaatcagatccttacgaaaatacaactgtaaataaaaaggaatgtatagggcatgtccaaaagcggatggggagtcgattacgtacgctgaagagtaaacaaaaaggtcttggtggtcgaggtaagctcacaggaaaattaatagacaaactaactgtgtactatggtttagcaatacgccggcattgtgattctattgaaaatatgaaatctgctataatggcaaccttttatcactacggctcgagtgatgaaaaaccgaatcatgatatgtgtccaaaaggcgaagaatcttggtgctcttaccagcgcgctgaagcaagaggagagcttgataccttttctcacgattattctcctttaccttctgatgttttaaaagctatcaagcctatatacgaagatcttagtaatgaaaatttactttcaagatgtgtaggtggattcaatcagaataataatgaaagctttaaccaactagtatggaaaatatgtccaaaaacggtaaatactagttttactatcgtacaaatagctgcatacgttgctatgtgtatatttaatgagggtataaattcattattagtcttgatgaatacactaggacttaattgtgggcctaattctcatcggtatgcagaaagaatggatgctgcacgtatcaaagtagcagataagcgcgctaatgataacacccgagaaggtcgattgcaacgtaggcaccagcaaatcgatattttggaagctgctatgtcggctgaagagctattatatggtccaggaatagatgactcagt atga